Proteins found in one Gordonia sp. PDNC005 genomic segment:
- a CDS encoding Rieske (2Fe-2S) protein: MTDTTKITPESTPRPGVSRRALLVAAPIAVAAVGVGVAACGSDDSSTTSDASTTPADTGTSGASGADVLASTTDVPVGGARVVGDVVVTQATAGAFAAFSTRCPHMGCAVAPKDGTLDCPCHGSEFKLDGSLVKGPATTGLTAVPVKVNGTDIVKA; encoded by the coding sequence ATGACCGACACCACCAAGATCACCCCCGAATCGACCCCGCGGCCCGGGGTCTCCCGCCGAGCCCTGCTCGTCGCGGCGCCGATAGCCGTGGCCGCGGTCGGCGTAGGAGTCGCAGCGTGTGGCAGCGACGACTCGTCGACCACGAGCGACGCATCAACCACCCCCGCCGACACCGGCACCAGTGGCGCATCCGGAGCCGACGTCCTCGCATCGACGACTGACGTACCCGTCGGCGGTGCGAGAGTTGTCGGAGACGTAGTCGTGACTCAGGCTACGGCCGGAGCATTCGCCGCGTTCTCGACCCGCTGTCCTCACATGGGCTGCGCCGTCGCACCGAAGGACGGCACGCTCGACTGCCCGTGCCACGGCAGCGAATTCAAACTCGACGGGTCCCTGGTCAAAGGCCCGGCGACGACTGGACTGACCGCTGTTCCGGTGAAGGTCAACGGGACCGACATCGTCAAAGCCTGA
- a CDS encoding DUF402 domain-containing protein yields the protein MTVHDMHPPKREVFNVPAMTNTDNKGFVRPVEVYRETPYGLYMSRTADHPRFDHLELWLLPALGLRANIFHFTDGYRPGQRLYLDIGEFIGPDDAGRWHSTDWYLDLVDTIGAPLELIDVDELFDAHAAGHLTTAQCEAAVLIATRTMTGVAAVGDVQAWLDAQVGERLTWLDRR from the coding sequence ATGACGGTCCACGACATGCACCCGCCCAAACGGGAGGTGTTCAACGTTCCCGCGATGACGAACACCGACAACAAGGGTTTCGTCCGGCCCGTGGAGGTGTACCGCGAGACGCCGTACGGCCTGTACATGTCGCGAACCGCCGACCATCCGAGGTTCGACCACCTCGAACTGTGGCTGCTGCCTGCGCTCGGACTTCGAGCGAACATCTTCCACTTCACCGACGGGTACCGCCCGGGTCAGCGCCTGTACCTCGACATCGGCGAGTTCATCGGTCCCGACGACGCCGGGCGCTGGCACTCGACCGACTGGTACCTAGACCTCGTCGACACCATCGGTGCGCCACTTGAACTGATCGACGTCGACGAGCTGTTCGACGCGCACGCTGCCGGTCACCTCACGACCGCACAGTGCGAAGCGGCGGTACTCATCGCGACGCGGACGATGACCGGTGTTGCAGCCGTCGGCGATGTGCAGGCCTGGCTGGATGCACAGGTCGGTGAACGCCTCACCTGGCTCGATCGACGTTAA
- a CDS encoding TetR/AcrR family transcriptional regulator C-terminal domain-containing protein, which translates to MADHDHNVGRTVDLLWRREATGPRSGPGRRTSVDDLVRAAIDLADSDGLAHLSMRSLAARVGLKPMSLYTYVPNRDVLVALMVDAVAFEASDIDLGLDLAECMRLIAHQYRDELLRHPWLVDVPAWRPVPGPGSSRRYEQQLAALTRAYGDIEVDDVTLDAVIAALRSFATGNARMRIHQMSEHAASGLDDEQWWQIAGPALADAMPPGAYPISSRVGTTVGQLFSGPGNADHAYDFGLTALIAGLARR; encoded by the coding sequence GTGGCCGATCACGACCACAACGTCGGACGCACCGTCGACCTGCTTTGGCGACGAGAAGCGACTGGGCCCAGGTCCGGTCCGGGAAGGCGTACGAGCGTCGACGATCTGGTGCGAGCCGCCATAGACCTCGCCGACTCCGACGGACTGGCGCACTTGTCGATGCGTTCGCTGGCAGCACGTGTCGGTCTCAAACCGATGAGCCTGTACACGTACGTGCCGAACCGCGACGTGCTCGTTGCACTGATGGTCGACGCCGTCGCCTTCGAAGCCTCCGACATCGACCTGGGCCTCGACCTGGCCGAATGCATGCGACTGATCGCACACCAGTACCGCGATGAACTGCTGCGGCACCCGTGGCTAGTCGACGTTCCGGCGTGGCGACCGGTTCCGGGCCCCGGATCGTCGCGGCGGTACGAACAACAACTCGCCGCTCTCACACGCGCGTACGGCGACATCGAGGTGGACGACGTGACCCTCGACGCCGTCATCGCCGCGCTGCGATCCTTCGCGACCGGTAACGCGCGGATGAGGATCCACCAGATGTCCGAGCACGCGGCATCCGGACTCGACGACGAGCAGTGGTGGCAGATCGCCGGACCGGCGCTCGCCGACGCCATGCCACCCGGGGCGTACCCGATCTCATCGCGGGTCGGAACAACTGTCGGCCAACTCTTCTCTGGACCGGGCAACGCCGATCACGCCTACGACTTCGGTCTCACCGCGCTCATCGCCGGTCTGGCCCGGAGATGA